The nucleotide window gcttaaatgctcttttggtcccttaactatttaattggtatcgctttggtcccttaactaaaaaaaagattgtttgaggattttaagtttttttttagtctcgttttggtcccttctgttaggtttccgttagggttttaaaaaaaagttaactcctggacacgtatcacattgtcattggctctgagttttttttttttttttttttacaaaaaaaatattattttttaaaatatatatttttttttgtaaaaaaaaaataatctcagagccaatgacaaggtgacacgtgtccacatttaacgttttttattaaaactaacggaaacctaacagaagggactaaaaaaaaacttaaaatcctcaaacaatcttttttttagttaaaggaccaaagcgataccaattaaatagttaagggacaaaatgagcatttaagcctaattttttttgggtaaaatccatcgattttgattgcgattttacaatttcctatatcgattctacaaaagtctTTGAGTAAAATCGTtcaattttgattgcgattttacgagtcCCAATTTTGCTATTCCCTTTCGACCTGAAGTAAAGTCCCAATTTTGACAACCTTGCTTACGAGAGCCGTATTTGCAATAACGCATTCTCCTTTTGTCCTATGCCTATATTGTTGTGGATGTGGGATGATACCATCACTATCTTCACTTTCAGACTGTAAACACATGTGAGTACGCTGCTTTTGAATATCGGCGCAATGAGGACTTGTTGTAGGCTTCCAAATCCCAGTTTCGATTACTTCCCCAAACATGTAAAGTAAAGCTGTAGCAGGGTGTTCCAAAGGTCGCTCGAAAGTAAAATCCGTACCAAATGTCGTTTGAGCCATGAACTTTTACAATCACAGAAATGCCAATATCCATTAATCTAACCTTATGTTGGAAATCCTTTACTTGCTGAGATCACAGGTGTGCCATGATAGCAATTGAAGTAGTCTCAGCAAAAGGATGGTCTAACCTTATGTTGGAAACTGAGTCATTGCTTATTTTAAAGGCCTTCTCTTATATTTGATATAGTTCCTTGGAAGATAGAAATAGATGGTGGAACTATAATTTGCAAATCATAAAGAGTATGAAATTCATGATTTCCCATATTTTGAGGGAAGGAAGTCGTTGTGTAGAGAAAATGGCTAACTCAGGGCTCAATGTACAAGCTCTAACTTGGTGGGAATATTTTCAGAGAGATGCAAGAGAAGATTGTACAAGGAATATGcaatgttttctttgttttagaatctcttatttttaatggGGTTTGGTTTTTATCCAACCTGATCTGTTTGGTGAGAACGATTGAGTCGCAACGGTGGCAGAGAATGCTCCGATGGTCGGTAATGGCTTCCGATGCGGCGGCGATGAGTCTTCGCGATGGAACGAAAGGTGCTTGCAGACACGTTAgcactccgacgctcaagtcagtaatggAACAGAAAGAGAGAGTATAaaaagtgttgtgaaaagtgttgtgtaccttgagggtgaagcaAGTTCACCCATATATAGACACGCTCATGGCATAACCATCTCTGGGTTATGCGACGTGTGATTAGGGGCGGAGAAGGGCACGTGTAGCGTGATCTCAGCAAGGAAGCGTGTTCCTATGTGGCACAACGCATGCAAGCTGACGTGCTCCTTTGAGTGCAGAGCCGTAAGGCAGTGCGAGTTATGCCACTTGTAAATGTGTGAGTAGTCATGTGACCGGTCCATAACACAAcctttttctttgctttttctccccttttgtattttatatcgtttcttattttctttagggccatttttttatttcttcttttcatttttcttattttctcttGCTTGCGGGTTTTTTCAGGGTTATCTTTTGGCCCCCTTCTTGTATAAactcttcctttttttaatatattataagttGATGACATGTATAGGTTTCTTGAGATACATAAGACGTTGGAATTTCTCGGTCTCTCTTTGCTGTTTAAACTCATTTTAGTTTatcggaaaaaaaaatcttttaacttttctcttttattaatatatatcttGGGTAGCTCTTGCTCcctatttgtttaaaaaaaaatgtgattaatttttattaaaaaaatattagttattataatatcgaatattattatattagtgATACTGATATCACAATAATGTCTACAACAGAGAGCAAACATAAAACACACATTTTATTTGAGAGATAAAATACATATCTTTCTCACCATATTAGCCTTGCCAAACCATATTATGAAATGAAACCCTTAATTAACTCAATCAATTTCTTAGCCTTCAATGGATCATAATACTCTATTCCATGACAACCATCTTCATCAAAGTCTTTCACAACATGAACACCCTTTTCCTCCATCAATTGTGCCAACTCTTTCTCACGATCAACCACTGGATCCCCACCATTTCCACTCACCAACACTTTCCATTCAAGGTCCCTTATCTTATCAAACTTTTCAAAACTATTCCCAACCCTTGGATTGCAATACTCATGATCACGATCAGCACCTATTGGAAGTGCTAACTCCCACATTAAATCAGTAACACATAATGGAAGGATTTGATCATTCTCAAGCTTCAATTCAGATTTGGTTCTTTCTTTCCCACCAAAGAATGGTTGGCGCAATATTAACCCTTGAATCTTAAGTGGCTCAAGATCCTTCACAACTTCTACTGCCCGTAGACCTGAAACAATTGgcgtgtgtaattttttttcaagagcAACATTTATTAAagagttaatagtgttttatccaccgtaatttttttttattttttatttcttccttgtaatttgaagatttttggttttggaccttcaagAATTTTGACggtacaaaatcgaagatatggcaggagtaaaccgaaatttgctcaaattaataggggggtaaaccaaaatttactcaaattacaagggggtaaacctaaatttgcttAAATTACAGGGAGTGAAATTTTctatgaaggtccaaaaccaaaaaatcttcaaattacaaggatgaaattcaaaaaaatatattttacagcgAGAAAACTGGAAATaacttatattacaggggtaaagcaTTATTAATCCTTTATTAAACACCAGATCTATGCACAAGACAAACAGAGACTCACAAGATAGAAACtacatatactccctccgtatttaaatataagcaaacattactttttagattcattcatttgatgatgtatgtggtccatttCATTTAGTGATGTATGTGATCCatattatggaccacatacatcattaaatgaataaacctaaaaaataatctttgcttatatttaaatacGGATGGAGCCGTAAAGAGCACCGTATATAGACGAAACACCgaaataaaattcaaacataCACCATACATTGTAAACACCAATAAAAACAAGAGTAGTGATAGACAAACCACCTTATGTGGCTACCACCATTCCATACACCCCCACGTGGAAAGGACAATTTTGtccattaacaaaaaataagggATAAATTTGTCATACAATATCTTATCACCtcttcctctctcttctctatcCTCGGTCATTTTCCAACAAAACCATTCCACCACCAACAAAACACAACCACCACCAATCACTCACTCTCTTCTCTCACCACCACACACCACCTCTCACCGCCGCCTGCACCGCCTATCACTGCCGTTCACTCTCTCCTCTGCAActttccttttgttttcattCTGCTGTTTGTTTCTGCACCTTTCCCCTCCGACGTTTACTTTCCTTTCACCACCATCGTCCTTCATCACCGACTACCACCACCGTTCTCCTCCGCCACCGACCACCATCAGAACCCAGAAAAAACAGAAAAGGCAACCTCTTAAAATAGCAAGAAGCACACAGATCTTAAGGAATAAAACAGAGAAGATAATTTGATAAATCTAAGATGGACAAAGAAAGGGACGACGGTCGGCGATGCAAGGTGAGGCCGACGCTGGCAGCGGCGGAGGTAGGCTGcattgaaagaaagaagaagaagtgaTAGAGCTGGGAGGGTGGGAGGATGAAGTGACATaaactagttttttattttctattttttttaatgtatttagattatattttatattattttgtttgaataagacaaaaaaaaattgccacAGTAGAGTGGTGTAAGGAATGGATGGATTAAAATGGTGTCTATGAATATTTACCCTAAAAACAAAGCTCCACCAAAGgctaaatttgatttatttgtttttatccaCACTTTTATTCAGAAAGAAACTTAAATACTTGCTTTTCGCTTTCTCCCCCTATTTGCTTGAGCGTCCACATTGGCACATGTTTACTTATTTAACACACCAAGCTAAATAAGCCCTAATGTTGTGGAGCAAAAATGTTAATATAGTCTAAAGAAATGACGATTAAGAaatcttattttctctctttagtTTTTATAGAtcacatttaaaaaattgtataaaaataattgaattttgttaaaatataatgatataaaattgttggtgaaatacatttataaaaaagaaggcttaaatatgtttttgtccctgcaaatataggtcatttgaattttcgtccttgaagttactaatccttccaatctgcccctgcaaatatcaatcatttgacttttggtcctaattgGGTTTTTTTGCTGAGGTGGACTGTCATTAGCAACATGGtgcccatgtggcaagtgatgattgaACGAGGTGGTTTACTTAAATAAgtctttcatccctgcaaatataggttatttgaattttcgtccctgaagttactaatcaaatgtaattaggaccaaaagtcaaatgattaatatttgcagggtagattgaaaagattagtaacttcagggacgaaaattcaaatgacctatattttaatatatcgTTCATCCCTATTTAAGCCAaaatagaaacataaaaaaTCTTCTACTTCAACTAACGTGCCCCCATATACAAAACAAATACTAGTCCATGATGacttttcttgaattttagtttaatttgacAAGAGAGCAATATCATTGAGATCGACTAGGCATCTTATCACAATGGATACCCACTAAACCTTATCACTTTTATTGACTTTTTCTAAAGTTAAATGTTCCTCCACCCAACGCGCAATTGTCAAAAATAATACCTTCTAAAGTTAAATGTTCACTTTTATTGACTTTTATTGACTTTTTCTAAAATTCGGTTGAAGGTTAAcgtttttcaattaatatttttccatATGCATCGATTAGGGAGCTAGAGTTGGATCAAAAGGTTAGGAATCTATTCTCGTAAATTTAGCTAGGGATAATGTATCATATATATACTACTTGATGAGAAGTTCGACAAGTAGCATCATCTAGGTCAGTGAGTCACATTCGTTGAATTACATTTACACCTACTACCAAAAGCTAAATTTGGTATATATATCAATGAGTCActcttatgttttttcttttttggcgTACGAATAACTTTAAGATTTTGgctaaaagaataaaaaatattgataaataaaggGAAAGGaagaatattattttattaaatagtagATGTAAACCATCCTCTCAAAAGGAAAATCTTGTAAACCATtgtcatatatttttttcccaacaattcttataatatcagttatttataaaattgaaataatattttttgggcataaaattaaaataatatttttttaagaagctaaatttgGTAATTCGCTCACCCAAATCgacaccagagagaatcgaaccttaTTCAAAACTTTTAAGAGAAGTACAGTCGCAAGtctcaagccaataccactatACCAACCCAATTACGTTTGAAACAACATTATTAATAACTAATGTTTACGGTGCACAAGTAAGATAAATTTTACACAAATTAGTTTTCACTACTAATTCAATAAACCTCATCTCatcactaattaattaaaacaagATGTGACATTTTGAATCATTAATAGAAAATGATTTTACTAACCTGCATGGTAAGCAATGGTAGCACCAGCACTTTTTCCCATAAGATAACACTTAGAATAATCAACATAACATCTCAACCACTCATCATCACTATTCCTTATCCAAAACAAAGCCTCCATAGCATCATCATATGCTGCAGGTAAACGATGCTCCGGTGCAAGACGGTACTCAACAGAGACAACAAAAACACCAATCTCATCAACCATTTTCACACAGAAATCATGAAACATAGTTGAACCAGCACTTGCTACTATGAATCCACTTCCATGAAAGAAAACAATGAGAGGTAGTTTGTGATGATCATTGGAAATTGGTTTGTTGGGTAGGAATAATCTAACCcatgttttgtttgtttggttgaTTGTGATGTCTTTGGTGAGAACTGTGATTGGAAGTGTTGGATCAGATGAAG belongs to Medicago truncatula cultivar Jemalong A17 chromosome 6, MtrunA17r5.0-ANR, whole genome shotgun sequence and includes:
- the LOC25497206 gene encoding carboxylesterase 1, whose protein sequence is MSDQSHQTSPPSQTIDPYKHLNIIRTSNNTITRLHQVPYTSPSSDPTLPITVLTKDITINQTNKTWVRLFLPNKPISNDHHKLPLIVFFHGSGFIVASAGSTMFHDFCVKMVDEIGVFVVSVEYRLAPEHRLPAAYDDAMEALFWIRNSDDEWLRCYVDYSKCYLMGKSAGATIAYHAGLRAVEVVKDLEPLKIQGLILRQPFFGGKERTKSELKLENDQILPLCVTDLMWELALPIGADRDHEYCNPRVGNSFEKFDKIRDLEWKVLVSGNGGDPVVDREKELAQLMEEKGVHVVKDFDEDGCHGIEYYDPLKAKKLIELIKGFIS